The genomic window CGTCGCCACGCCAGACAGGCTGTCGGTAGCGTTCGGGGTGGCGGTTGCCGGGGCGTTCAGTTTCACGGGGTTGGGGCTGACGGACGGCGTGAGGGTCGGCTTGGTCTTGTCCACCTTCACGATCACGGACGCGGCGGCGCTGGCATTGTCGGCGTTGTCCGTGGCGACCCCGCTGACCGTCTGCCCGACCTGGGCCGTGTCAGCTGAGATGGTCACGTTCGCCGGGCAGGTCTTCACGCCGGACAGGGTGTCCGCGCAAATGAACTTCACGACGACCGTCTGGTTGAACCACCCGTTCGCGTTGGCGCTGATCGCATTCCCGTTCACGTCGAAGGTGGCGGCACTGATGCTCGGGACGGCCTTATCCACCTTGACGGTCAGGCTGGTGCTGGCAGTATTCCCGGCCTGATCGCTGGCGCTGCCCGTGACGGTCTGACCACTGACGGCCGTTTCACCCACGGTGACGGGGGCGGGGCAGTTACTCAGGCCGGACAGCACGTCCGCGCAGGTGAACTTCACGATCACCGTCTGGTTGAACCACCCGTTCGCGTTGGCACTGATGGCGTTCCCATTCACGTCGAAGGTGGCGGCACTGATGGTCGGCGCGGTGGTGTCCACCTTGACGGTCAGGCTGGTCGTCTCGGTGTTCCCGGCCTTATCCGTCGCGGTGCCCGTGACGGTCTGTCCGTCCGCGTCGGTCTGCGCGACGGTGCTGGGGTCAGTGCAGGTCTTCACGCCAGACAGGTCGTCCGTGCAGGTGAAGGACACCGTGACGGGCGCGGCGTACCACCCGGCGCTGTTCGCCGCACGGTCCGGCACCGCGGTGATCTGTGGTCTGACCTTGTCGATCTGCACGCTCAGCGCCGCCAGGGACGCGGTGTTTCCCGCCTGATCGGCCACCGTCAGCGCTGCGATGTCCGCCGAGGCTGTCAGGGTCGAATCTGCCGGGCACGCGCCGTCCAGGCCGGACAGGGTGTCGGCGCAGGTGTAGTCCAGGGTCACGTCCGTGTTGTTCCACCCGTCCGTGTTCGGGCTGGGCGTCACGACTCGCGTGAAGGTGGGCGCGGTCTTGTCCAGGTTCACGGCGGCGCTGCTGACCTCGGCACTCGTGTTCCCCGCGTTGTCCGTGCAGGTGGCCTTCGCCTGATACCCCGCCTGCTCGGTGCTCAGCGCGGCGGGCTGGGTGCAGCTGCTCACGCCGCTGCGCTCGTCATTCCCGGCCACGGTGAAGGTCACGTCGGTCCGGTACCAGCCGAAGGTGCTGGGCGTGCCGTTCGGGGTCACGGTCAGGGTGGGCGCGACCGTGTCGCGGTTCACGGGCACGCTCTGCGCTACCTCGCTGATATTCCCAGCGTTGTCCGTGCAGGTGCCCTGCGCCCGGTACCCGGTGGCGTCCGTCGTCAGGGTGGCGGGCGTCGTGCAGGACGCCACACCACTACCCCCGGCATCAGTGCCGGTTACGGTGAACGCCACGTCCGTGCGGTACCAGCCGTTCAAGGGCTCCGTTGTCGGCGTGACCGTGGCCACCGGTCTGGTCCGGTCGATCTGCACGTTCACCACGTTGCTGCTGGCCGTATTGCCCGCGCGGTCCGTCACACTGGCACTCACTGGGGTCGTCCCCTCGGCACTCACCACGACCGGCGCGGGGCACCCCCCCACCAGACCAGAGCCGTTCTCGGTACAGGTAAAGCTGACCGTCACATCCCCGTTGAACCATCCGCCGTGATCCGCCGTCGCCGTAATCGTCGGCGCGGTCGTGTCCACCTTCACGGTCAGGGTCACCGGATCACTGGCATTCCCCGCCACGTCCGAGATCGTCCGCGTCACGGTCTCCCCGGCGCTGCCGGTTTCATTCACCGTCACGTCCGCCGGGCAGGTTCCCGCTACGCCGGACTGATCCGCACCGTTCAGTTGCGGGTCCGCGCACGTGAACTTCACCACCGCCGGCTGCCGGAACCACCCATCCGCATTCGCGGTGAGCGCATTGCCGTTCAGGTCGAAGATTGCGGCGGTGATCGTGGGCTTGCGCGTGTCGATCAGCGCGCTCACGCTGCGGGCCGTCGTGTTCCCGGCGTTGTCCTTCACCGTGCCGGTCACGACGGTCGGCGCCCCCACCACGGAA from Deinococcus radiotolerans includes these protein-coding regions:
- a CDS encoding PxKF domain-containing protein, giving the protein MAYDTKGNKSTRTVTLKRDASAPTVTPVSVTNGVWRNTPLSQEFTASDVTSGVLSDQSGMVDGKFTLTASADSVVGAPTVVTGTVKDNAGNTTARSVSALIDTRKPTITAAIFDLNGNALTANADGWFRQPAVVKFTCADPQLNGADQSGVAGTCPADVTVNETGSAGETVTRTISDVAGNASDPVTLTVKVDTTAPTITATADHGGWFNGDVTVSFTCTENGSGLVGGCPAPVVVSAEGTTPVSASVTDRAGNTASSNVVNVQIDRTRPVATVTPTTEPLNGWYRTDVAFTVTGTDAGGSGVASCTTPATLTTDATGYRAQGTCTDNAGNISEVAQSVPVNRDTVAPTLTVTPNGTPSTFGWYRTDVTFTVAGNDERSGVSSCTQPAALSTEQAGYQAKATCTDNAGNTSAEVSSAAVNLDKTAPTFTRVVTPSPNTDGWNNTDVTLDYTCADTLSGLDGACPADSTLTASADIAALTVADQAGNTASLAALSVQIDKVRPQITAVPDRAANSAGWYAAPVTVSFTCTDDLSGVKTCTDPSTVAQTDADGQTVTGTATDKAGNTETTSLTVKVDTTAPTISAATFDVNGNAISANANGWFNQTVIVKFTCADVLSGLSNCPAPVTVGETAVSGQTVTGSASDQAGNTASTSLTVKVDKAVPSISAATFDVNGNAISANANGWFNQTVVVKFICADTLSGVKTCPANVTISADTAQVGQTVSGVATDNADNASAAASVIVKVDKTKPTLTPSVSPNPVKLNAPATATPNATDSLSGVATASCEPVMTSSVGSKTVTCTATDNAGNINTGTAPYQVIYDFSGFFQPVDMNGLNTAKAGSAIPVKFSLGGNQGLNVMAAGYPKVYAINCSTLANLMPDEIETTVTAGGSSLTYDATAGQYVYVWKTSASWAGTCQKLVVQLVDGTQKEAVFKFR